From the Leptospira sp. WS60.C2 genome, one window contains:
- a CDS encoding sugar phosphate nucleotidyltransferase, with the protein MKSELPKVAVVLNESPLLLHVLRNIDSAGIGRKVVVVGYRKDIVTDIAKSFPGVEFAEQTEQLGTGHAVISAEKLLEPYTGYTIVACGDAPLISASSFSNLIEHHKANGYVATVLSAKMENPTGYGRIIRSSDDGSLLRIVEEKDASSEEKAVNEVNTGTYCFNTEDLFGALKQIGNNNAQKEYYLTDVIKIFRNQGKKVGAKTLTNALESHGINSPDDLALAKQYIDNGLVGV; encoded by the coding sequence ATGAAGAGTGAGCTTCCCAAGGTTGCGGTTGTACTGAACGAATCTCCACTTTTACTTCACGTTCTTCGAAACATCGATTCTGCCGGCATAGGTAGAAAGGTTGTAGTTGTCGGTTACCGCAAAGACATTGTCACAGACATTGCAAAATCCTTCCCCGGTGTTGAGTTTGCAGAACAAACAGAACAACTTGGTACTGGACACGCAGTGATTTCAGCAGAGAAGTTACTCGAACCATACACTGGTTATACGATTGTTGCATGCGGGGATGCACCTTTGATTTCAGCATCTTCTTTCTCTAATTTGATCGAACACCACAAAGCAAATGGTTATGTGGCAACAGTTCTTTCTGCTAAGATGGAAAACCCAACTGGTTACGGTCGTATCATTCGTTCTTCGGATGATGGAAGTTTACTTCGCATTGTAGAAGAAAAGGATGCGAGTTCCGAAGAAAAGGCAGTAAACGAAGTGAATACGGGAACTTATTGTTTTAATACTGAAGATCTTTTCGGTGCACTCAAACAAATTGGAAACAATAACGCACAAAAAGAATACTATCTCACTGATGTGATCAAGATTTTCCGAAACCAAGGAAAAAAGGTTGGAGCAAAAACTTTAACCAATGCGTTAGAAAGTCATGGAATCAATTCTCCTGATGATTTGGCACTTGCGAAACAATATATAGATAATGGGTTGGTTGGAGTATGA
- a CDS encoding helix-turn-helix transcriptional regulator, with translation MNPSTARAASKLNLIRLLASHPEGLSLEELQGVTGHKSIASLKKDLGELYMIEMYPYSPTDAVDLDFDGDKVKIRLPIAVDSALPLSPKEWSSLRSLLVSNNGQEDSKTKQSILQKIDSVLPSGVWSPHQKTKDIIQEAIHSKKILTIVYWKRNTKEKETRTLAPWLLHEENDSYLLAYDLKKEGFRSFRLDYILDVTPTEETFPKLPETAGEFLSGLQQKFQTEKNIETYVTLWVTDSASYHLGLKLPLKETGNTKQIGNTMYREFQTPMRDENWLVQTILGYGSSILVSEPKEIKETIRLHLQSISLSKPNKSSLA, from the coding sequence ATGAACCCTTCCACAGCTCGGGCCGCTTCTAAACTCAACCTAATACGCCTTTTGGCCTCACATCCAGAAGGGCTTAGTTTAGAAGAACTCCAAGGAGTCACAGGACACAAATCCATAGCCTCTCTCAAAAAAGATTTGGGAGAGTTGTATATGATTGAGATGTATCCTTATTCGCCAACAGACGCTGTGGATTTGGATTTTGATGGGGATAAGGTAAAAATCAGACTCCCCATCGCTGTTGATTCAGCTCTTCCCCTTTCTCCCAAAGAATGGTCAAGCCTACGATCGTTACTTGTTTCAAATAATGGACAAGAAGATTCAAAAACAAAACAATCCATCTTACAAAAGATAGACTCTGTCTTGCCATCTGGCGTTTGGTCACCTCATCAAAAAACAAAAGATATCATACAAGAAGCAATCCATTCAAAAAAAATACTAACGATTGTTTATTGGAAACGAAACACTAAAGAAAAGGAAACAAGAACTCTAGCTCCTTGGTTACTTCACGAAGAAAATGATTCTTACCTACTTGCTTACGACCTAAAAAAAGAGGGTTTTCGTTCGTTTCGTTTGGATTATATTTTGGATGTCACTCCTACCGAGGAAACCTTTCCAAAATTACCTGAAACTGCTGGTGAGTTTTTATCAGGGTTACAACAAAAATTTCAAACAGAAAAGAACATAGAAACATATGTAACACTTTGGGTGACAGACTCTGCATCCTATCACTTAGGTCTTAAACTTCCTCTCAAAGAAACAGGAAACACAAAACAAATTGGAAACACTATGTATCGTGAATTCCAAACACCGATGCGTGATGAGAATTGGCTTGTCCAAACGATTCTTGGGTATGGGTCTTCCATTTTAGTTTCAGAACCAAAAGAAATCAAAGAAACGATCAGACTTCATTTACAATCTATCTCTCTCTCCAAACCAAACAAATCGTCACTCGCCTAG
- a CDS encoding sodium:solute symporter family protein, which translates to MFVALAPIDILIILVFVGFMVVIGVLLKRSMNHSTDFLLAGRKIPSWITGIAFISANISALELLGMSASGAEYGFLTFHFYYLGAIPGMIFLGIFMMPFYYSTKIRSVPEYLRYRFNRPAHLVNSLITLLSLALGSGIYLYSLSLVFETLFGWNPHLSILFSALIVLIYTYFGGLSSSIYTEVMQFCLTVLGLFPLVIVGLTRLGGWDGLMQKIPESHKHMWVGLPGGQNELGWDVLSVTVGLGFVLSFSYWTCGFAEVQRAMAAKDYRAARRTPLIGAMFKLFLPFLTVIPGLIALAEFSTEMNGEYNKSFLILLKNFYPSGMLGLGTTALLAAFMAGMSSSVTAMNTIFTYDIYQTYINKDEDDKTYLKIGKLSTMVAVVFAIFTSYIAMQFENIMNYIQLLFSFFNAPLISIFLLGMFWKKASKWSAFYGMLVGTASGLIHYFLYTQGYLYYKSDMVSNFYGAIYSGVFCFLVMVIVSQIEKEDPNRDLHGLVYANRDKSNVFWDPRILAWGVILLVLLAGFNVVFA; encoded by the coding sequence ATGTTTGTTGCCCTCGCTCCCATCGATATTCTCATCATTCTCGTTTTTGTCGGTTTTATGGTAGTCATCGGGGTGCTTTTGAAACGATCCATGAACCATTCTACGGACTTTTTGCTCGCTGGAAGGAAAATCCCGAGTTGGATCACAGGAATTGCGTTCATTTCGGCCAATATTTCCGCCTTAGAACTGTTAGGAATGAGTGCGAGTGGGGCGGAATATGGGTTTTTGACCTTTCACTTCTATTACCTAGGAGCCATTCCTGGAATGATCTTTCTTGGGATCTTTATGATGCCATTTTATTATTCCACAAAGATACGAAGTGTTCCCGAATACTTAAGGTATCGTTTTAACAGGCCAGCCCATTTGGTGAACTCGCTCATCACATTGTTGTCTTTGGCTCTTGGTTCTGGGATTTACCTGTATTCCTTATCGCTTGTGTTTGAAACCTTATTTGGTTGGAACCCACACCTATCCATTTTATTCAGTGCACTCATTGTGCTCATTTATACGTACTTTGGAGGACTCAGTTCCTCGATTTATACGGAAGTGATGCAGTTTTGTTTGACTGTTTTAGGGTTATTTCCTTTGGTCATTGTCGGCTTAACGAGATTAGGTGGTTGGGATGGTCTTATGCAAAAAATTCCTGAGTCTCATAAACATATGTGGGTGGGACTACCTGGTGGACAGAATGAACTCGGTTGGGATGTCTTAAGCGTTACGGTAGGACTTGGATTTGTTTTGTCCTTTTCCTATTGGACTTGTGGGTTTGCGGAAGTGCAGAGAGCCATGGCGGCAAAAGATTACCGTGCGGCAAGAAGGACACCACTGATTGGTGCTATGTTTAAATTATTTCTGCCGTTTCTCACGGTCATTCCTGGGCTCATTGCCCTCGCTGAATTTTCGACGGAGATGAATGGGGAGTATAACAAAAGTTTTCTGATCTTACTCAAAAACTTTTATCCATCAGGAATGCTCGGACTTGGTACGACAGCACTACTCGCTGCTTTTATGGCAGGGATGTCAAGTTCTGTCACAGCGATGAATACCATTTTTACCTACGATATCTACCAAACCTATATCAACAAAGACGAAGATGACAAAACCTATTTAAAAATTGGAAAACTAAGTACGATGGTTGCCGTTGTATTTGCCATTTTTACTTCTTACATTGCAATGCAATTTGAAAACATCATGAATTACATTCAGTTACTCTTTTCCTTTTTTAATGCGCCTCTTATCTCCATCTTTTTACTGGGGATGTTTTGGAAAAAAGCATCTAAGTGGAGTGCCTTTTACGGAATGTTAGTGGGAACAGCTAGTGGGCTCATCCATTACTTTTTATATACCCAAGGATATCTATACTATAAATCCGATATGGTATCTAATTTTTATGGTGCCATATATTCGGGAGTATTTTGTTTTTTAGTGATGGTGATTGTTAGCCAAATAGAAAAAGAAGATCCCAATCGAGACTTACATGGGTTAGTTTACGCAAACAGAGACAAATCCAATGTTTTTTGGGATCCAAGAATTTTGGCATGGGGAGTGATCTTACTTGTTCTGCTTGCTGGCTTTAATGTCGTTTTTGCATAA
- a CDS encoding ribose-phosphate pyrophosphokinase, whose product MNPSEVVVFSGNANRPLAEEICKNLGIPNGQISVKRFSDGESSVKIEENVRGRDVFVVQSISYPANDSLMELLLIIDAARRASARRITAVIPYYGYGRQDRKVEPRVPISARMVADLIETVGPDRVLTMDLHADQIQGFFRIPVDHLYFSPVLAEYINSLGMEDLVIVSPDSGGAERARNFGKKVNGSLAIIDKRRPKANESVVMHVIGDIKDKNCLLLDDMIDTGGTIAKAATALYENGAKSVLCCASHGVLSGEAPTKLNEANFKQIVLSNSIVIPESKKINHLKTLSIAPLFAKAIERIHNEESISSLFS is encoded by the coding sequence ATGAATCCTAGCGAAGTCGTAGTATTTTCTGGAAATGCAAATAGACCTTTAGCAGAAGAAATCTGCAAAAATTTAGGCATTCCCAATGGCCAAATCTCTGTAAAACGTTTTTCTGACGGAGAAAGTTCTGTCAAAATCGAAGAAAACGTTCGTGGCCGTGATGTATTTGTAGTTCAATCCATTAGCTACCCAGCAAACGACAGTTTGATGGAGCTCCTTCTTATCATTGATGCGGCAAGAAGAGCTTCTGCACGTCGTATTACAGCTGTCATTCCTTATTATGGTTATGGTCGCCAAGACAGAAAAGTAGAACCACGGGTTCCAATCTCTGCTCGTATGGTTGCCGATTTAATCGAAACCGTAGGCCCGGATCGTGTTCTCACGATGGATCTTCATGCAGACCAAATCCAAGGTTTCTTTCGCATTCCTGTGGATCATTTGTATTTTTCACCTGTACTTGCAGAATACATTAACTCACTGGGGATGGAAGATCTTGTGATTGTATCTCCAGATTCAGGTGGTGCAGAACGCGCTCGTAATTTTGGTAAAAAAGTCAATGGGTCTCTAGCCATCATCGACAAACGTAGACCAAAAGCAAACGAGTCGGTTGTCATGCATGTGATCGGTGACATCAAAGACAAAAACTGTTTGTTACTCGATGATATGATCGATACTGGTGGTACGATTGCAAAAGCGGCGACTGCACTCTATGAAAATGGTGCAAAATCCGTATTATGTTGCGCTTCCCACGGAGTATTGTCTGGCGAAGCACCAACGAAACTCAACGAGGCCAATTTTAAACAAATTGTTCTCTCCAATTCCATCGTCATTCCCGAGAGCAAAAAAATAAATCACTTGAAAACGCTCTCCATCGCCCCACTCTTTGCAAAAGCCATCGAGCGGATTCATAACGAAGAATCAATCTCTAGTCTGTTTTCATAA
- a CDS encoding M23 family metallopeptidase, translating to MFLRPANKNSWYPNKIIRFLRLILQTFCILTIIIVGTGCVSKGYTYQGNPLFGWMEASGEVRTTDPFPILKRYPSYHAIDFEFPVGGKFADGYYLAQKFGTENAKFGGRKHLGEDWNALTGGDSDFAAPVYSFGNGVVSEIADYGGGWGKVIRIVHQQNLPNGNFYHLETVYAHLHTIDVEPGQLVKKTEWIGTIGDAFGSYPAHLHLELRSKVGAPLGGGYGLNTDGFLPPTRWLMQYGPKEKSFSEETFQWIGEKNSTL from the coding sequence ATGTTCCTTCGTCCCGCAAACAAAAACAGTTGGTATCCAAATAAAATAATCCGTTTCTTACGTTTGATACTACAGACATTCTGTATCCTGACAATCATCATCGTCGGAACAGGTTGTGTATCGAAAGGGTATACTTACCAAGGCAATCCTCTTTTCGGATGGATGGAAGCTTCGGGAGAAGTGCGCACCACAGATCCATTCCCCATCCTCAAACGATATCCCTCCTATCATGCCATTGACTTTGAATTTCCTGTCGGTGGTAAATTTGCAGATGGCTATTATCTCGCTCAAAAGTTTGGAACCGAAAATGCGAAGTTTGGTGGTAGAAAACACTTAGGCGAAGATTGGAATGCTCTGACCGGTGGTGACTCTGATTTTGCAGCTCCCGTGTATTCGTTTGGAAATGGGGTAGTTTCTGAAATCGCGGATTATGGTGGAGGTTGGGGAAAAGTGATTCGTATCGTCCACCAGCAAAACTTACCGAATGGAAACTTCTATCACTTAGAAACTGTTTATGCCCATCTCCACACAATCGATGTGGAACCTGGCCAATTGGTAAAAAAAACAGAATGGATTGGAACCATTGGAGATGCTTTTGGGAGTTATCCGGCTCACCTACACCTAGAACTAAGGTCGAAAGTTGGCGCTCCGTTAGGTGGTGGTTATGGACTGAATACCGATGGATTTTTACCACCAACCCGTTGGCTTATGCAGTATGGACCCAAAGAAAAGTCGTTCAGCGAAGAGACCTTCCAGTGGATTGGTGAAAAAAATAGCACATTATAA
- a CDS encoding ACP S-malonyltransferase, translating to MTSAKLLTGTLQNSQKFFLQFGGQGSPYLKELVKLYAEPELKEFFETSFKTLGEIAARDGKSPLLNEGIDFKSWIENPDAAPNEDYLARAPISVPGIFMTQIANYLLVSKRGYPTAELMKATGAASGHSQGVIASALVGLGKEGADFLKAYSDFLKFVFYLGFNGQKVYPNFQVSEDIVKENEANGDKNPAPMVAVIGYTREELEDRVKKTNESLGLKGQDTVYISLYNTPDSMILSALPSSLLAFRKQWKAEMDEKKFKFVYLKTTAPFHCPFMESSLAKFNEEDASVVPFPYTGADLKVPVYSIYDGHNLQKDGNLRDILFKMVLIEPLYWDLAIAPIFNDSAINTIIDFGPSVVSQRLTGGHLKAKNIEKQSLCASSAKELKVILEV from the coding sequence ATGACTTCGGCAAAACTCCTTACCGGTACCCTCCAAAATTCTCAAAAATTTTTCCTTCAATTTGGAGGACAGGGTTCCCCTTACCTCAAAGAACTCGTAAAATTATACGCAGAACCAGAATTGAAAGAATTTTTCGAAACCAGCTTCAAAACCCTAGGGGAAATTGCAGCTCGTGATGGCAAAAGCCCTCTCTTAAACGAAGGGATTGATTTTAAATCTTGGATTGAAAATCCAGATGCAGCACCAAACGAAGATTATCTCGCACGTGCACCGATTTCTGTTCCAGGGATCTTTATGACCCAAATTGCTAACTATTTATTGGTTTCCAAACGTGGTTACCCAACGGCTGAACTCATGAAAGCAACGGGTGCAGCAAGTGGACATAGCCAAGGGGTGATTGCTTCTGCCCTTGTCGGTCTTGGAAAAGAAGGCGCGGATTTCCTCAAAGCCTACTCTGATTTTTTAAAATTTGTTTTTTATCTTGGATTCAATGGCCAGAAAGTATACCCTAACTTCCAAGTTTCCGAAGACATCGTCAAAGAAAACGAAGCGAACGGTGACAAAAACCCAGCGCCTATGGTGGCTGTGATTGGATACACAAGAGAAGAATTAGAAGACCGTGTCAAAAAAACAAACGAATCTCTTGGACTCAAAGGACAAGACACAGTTTATATCTCTCTTTACAACACTCCAGACTCGATGATTCTTTCTGCGCTTCCATCTTCTCTTCTTGCCTTCCGTAAACAATGGAAAGCAGAGATGGACGAGAAAAAATTTAAGTTTGTTTACTTAAAAACAACAGCTCCATTCCACTGCCCATTCATGGAATCATCTCTTGCTAAATTCAATGAAGAAGATGCATCTGTAGTTCCATTCCCATACACTGGTGCTGATTTAAAAGTTCCTGTATACAGCATCTATGATGGTCACAACTTACAAAAAGATGGAAACCTTCGTGACATTCTCTTTAAAATGGTACTCATCGAGCCACTTTACTGGGATTTGGCGATTGCTCCTATTTTCAATGACAGTGCTATCAATACCATCATTGACTTTGGACCAAGTGTTGTGAGCCAAAGATTAACTGGCGGACATCTCAAAGCAAAAAACATCGAAAAACAATCTTTATGTGCTTCTAGTGCAAAAGAACTTAAGGTAATTCTCGAAGTTTAA
- a CDS encoding flavin-containing monooxygenase — MALPKVCVIGAGSSGITVIKSLKEHGIPFDCYEKGSDVGGNWRYKNDNGLSNIYKSLHINTHRDRMEYRDFPMPTNYPDYPNHEPIQQYFLSYVDHFGLRKHIQFKNGVKKAERTEDGLWRITPEKGPTQIYDVLVVANGHHWSERWPDPAFPGKFSGQTIHSHSYVDPKTPVNCEGKNVVVLGMGNSAMDISVELSRPGVAKKVFLSARRGAYVIPNYLFGKPLDKLTEYTPHWVPFFIQQTLAHLLIRFGVGKMEDFGLPKPDHKFGSAHPTISQDLLVRLGRGDIKPKPVITELRGKKIAFADGTEEEADVLIYCTGYNIKFPFFEEDFISAPNNYIPLYYKMIKPGINNLFFVGLMQPLGAIMPLAECQGKWIAQYLTGNYVLPSKEEMEESILKDEKAMKKRYVSSTRHTIQVDYDSFLYEMKKEMERGKKRASKVGNHLPIEARAMYHSEKSHVPSSRKQKQLVSK, encoded by the coding sequence ATGGCACTTCCCAAAGTATGTGTAATTGGAGCTGGTTCATCTGGAATCACCGTCATCAAATCGTTAAAAGAACATGGCATTCCATTTGATTGTTATGAGAAAGGAAGTGATGTAGGCGGCAACTGGCGTTACAAAAATGACAACGGCCTCAGTAATATTTATAAATCCTTACACATCAACACTCATCGGGATAGAATGGAATACCGTGATTTTCCAATGCCCACAAACTACCCTGATTATCCCAATCACGAACCCATCCAACAATACTTTTTATCCTATGTAGACCACTTCGGACTTCGCAAACACATCCAATTCAAAAATGGAGTGAAAAAAGCAGAACGCACGGAAGATGGACTTTGGAGGATCACACCAGAAAAAGGACCTACACAAATCTATGACGTGTTAGTCGTTGCCAATGGCCACCACTGGAGTGAACGTTGGCCCGACCCAGCGTTTCCGGGAAAATTTTCTGGTCAAACCATACATTCCCATTCGTATGTAGATCCCAAAACGCCTGTTAACTGTGAAGGTAAAAACGTCGTGGTTCTCGGTATGGGAAACAGTGCCATGGACATTTCTGTGGAATTATCAAGACCTGGTGTTGCCAAAAAAGTATTTTTGTCTGCAAGGAGAGGTGCTTACGTTATCCCCAATTATCTCTTTGGAAAACCATTGGACAAATTAACCGAATACACTCCGCATTGGGTTCCCTTTTTCATCCAACAAACACTCGCTCATCTTCTCATTCGATTTGGTGTGGGAAAAATGGAAGACTTTGGTTTGCCAAAACCAGATCATAAATTTGGATCTGCTCACCCCACCATTTCGCAAGACTTACTTGTGAGACTCGGTCGTGGTGATATCAAACCAAAACCTGTTATCACAGAACTCCGTGGGAAAAAAATTGCCTTTGCGGATGGAACCGAAGAAGAAGCGGATGTTTTGATTTACTGCACAGGATACAATATCAAATTCCCTTTCTTTGAGGAAGACTTTATCTCGGCACCGAACAACTACATTCCGCTGTATTATAAAATGATAAAACCGGGTATTAACAATTTGTTTTTTGTTGGCCTTATGCAACCGTTAGGTGCCATTATGCCTCTTGCGGAATGTCAAGGAAAATGGATTGCACAGTATCTGACGGGAAACTACGTCTTGCCTTCGAAAGAAGAAATGGAAGAGTCCATCTTAAAAGATGAGAAGGCGATGAAAAAAAGATACGTGAGTAGCACAAGGCACACCATCCAAGTGGATTACGATAGCTTTTTGTATGAGATGAAAAAGGAAATGGAACGAGGCAAAAAAAGAGCCTCCAAAGTAGGAAACCATTTGCCAATCGAAGCACGTGCCATGTACCATTCAGAGAAGAGCCATGTTCCTTCGTCCCGCAAACAAAAACAGTTGGTATCCAAATAA
- a CDS encoding 4-(cytidine 5'-diphospho)-2-C-methyl-D-erythritol kinase yields the protein MQTITHAKINIGLLVPYKREDGLHEIRSVFVPIDWGDPMELEVQTLPKGQESTLVFHSENHLLGYRHALFEAVSERGDLSKNILSKAFSRLTPLFREPLEVRIFLQKFLPPEGGIGGGSSNAGVFLKHLFPYTILSPEEQIVFAKSIGADVPFFLQSSACFVSGIGEILEPISVAKGFGILAIPPFGLSTGSMYAGLQKSLQKPYGSEVWKSLAEDLIRSLHVGDWAYLQNRLENEFEKIAFQTQPLLKELKLGFFESGADFASLSGSGSCLYGIYKTEGKRNEALPNVSYRFPNMEFRTFSF from the coding sequence TTGCAGACAATTACACATGCAAAAATTAACATCGGTTTGCTTGTTCCATATAAAAGGGAAGATGGATTACACGAAATCCGAAGTGTCTTTGTACCCATCGACTGGGGTGATCCCATGGAATTGGAGGTCCAAACTTTACCAAAAGGTCAGGAATCCACTCTTGTATTCCATTCAGAGAACCATTTGTTGGGATACCGTCACGCTCTGTTTGAAGCGGTCTCCGAACGAGGGGATCTTTCTAAAAATATCCTCTCCAAGGCCTTTTCGAGACTCACTCCTCTCTTTCGTGAACCCTTGGAAGTTCGTATTTTTCTTCAAAAGTTCCTCCCTCCCGAAGGTGGAATTGGCGGTGGGAGTAGCAATGCCGGTGTGTTTTTAAAGCATCTCTTTCCTTACACAATCCTCTCACCAGAAGAACAAATCGTTTTTGCCAAATCCATCGGGGCAGATGTCCCTTTTTTCCTCCAATCTTCCGCTTGTTTTGTGAGTGGGATCGGAGAAATCTTAGAGCCTATCTCGGTGGCAAAAGGGTTTGGCATTTTAGCGATTCCGCCCTTCGGATTATCTACAGGTTCTATGTACGCAGGCCTTCAAAAAAGTTTACAAAAACCCTATGGTTCCGAAGTATGGAAATCTCTGGCAGAGGATTTAATTCGAAGTCTTCACGTCGGGGATTGGGCTTACCTGCAAAACAGGCTTGAGAACGAGTTTGAAAAAATCGCTTTCCAGACCCAACCCTTACTAAAGGAATTGAAATTAGGGTTCTTTGAGTCGGGAGCAGATTTTGCTTCTCTTTCAGGTTCTGGTTCTTGTCTCTATGGCATTTACAAGACAGAAGGGAAACGAAATGAGGCCCTTCCCAATGTTTCCTATCGATTCCCGAATATGGAATTTCGAACGTTCTCTTTTTAG
- a CDS encoding 50S ribosomal protein L25/general stress protein Ctc — translation MEKISIKAQPRTSTGKGPARRMRVEGLVPANIIGNGEAKSASVVEKEIQRLIDSGIRKATLIDLELDGKSEKVFVKEIQRFPHTGQIRHIDFYKVTPGKKIQTTVAIKTTGVAKGSKAGGQFEHLVHEIKVKSTPEDLTDVITVDVSGLDIGMMIKVSELPHPKSWEILVNGDPIVASCNKTKAILAAERAEKAEADAKGKPAAKKAAKK, via the coding sequence ATGGAAAAAATCAGTATCAAAGCACAACCAAGAACTTCAACAGGAAAAGGTCCTGCCAGAAGAATGCGTGTGGAAGGTTTAGTACCGGCTAACATCATCGGAAACGGTGAGGCAAAATCGGCAAGTGTTGTCGAAAAAGAAATCCAAAGACTCATCGACTCCGGAATTCGTAAGGCAACTCTCATCGACCTTGAACTCGACGGAAAATCAGAAAAAGTTTTCGTAAAAGAAATCCAAAGATTTCCTCATACAGGACAAATTCGTCATATTGACTTTTACAAAGTAACTCCAGGTAAAAAAATCCAAACCACTGTTGCAATCAAAACAACAGGTGTGGCAAAAGGATCAAAAGCTGGTGGTCAGTTCGAGCACTTAGTTCACGAAATCAAAGTAAAATCGACTCCAGAAGATTTGACTGATGTAATCACTGTGGATGTAAGTGGTCTTGATATTGGAATGATGATTAAAGTTTCTGAACTTCCTCATCCAAAATCATGGGAAATCTTAGTAAATGGTGATCCAATTGTTGCGTCATGTAACAAGACGAAAGCGATCCTAGCAGCAGAACGCGCTGAAAAAGCAGAAGCGGATGCCAAAGGAAAACCAGCAGCTAAAAAAGCGGCTAAGAAGTAA